The stretch of DNA TCGTCTCCCCGCCGTCGAGCGCGCCCTCGGCGAGCACCGCCCAGGCGAGGCTCGACGTCGGGTGCGCCGCGGCCACGTCGGCCGCGGCGGTGCCCCGGTCGAGCTCCGCGGCGGCCGGGTCGACGGGCAGCAGCGTCGGCTCCGGTCCCAACAGGTTCCCTTGCAGGCTCATCGGAGAGTGGTGCCCGTCGACTTGAGGTTCTCGCAGGCGAGGCGCACCCGCTCTGCCATGGCGGCCTCGGCGGCCTTCATGTACGAGCGCGGGTCGTAGACCTTCTTGTTGCCCACCTCGCCGTCGACCTTCAGCACGCCGTCGTAGTTGGTGAACATGTGCGCGGCGATGGGGCGGGTGAAGGCGTACTGGGTGTCGGTGTCGATGTTCATCTTGACGACGCCGTAGCCCACGGCCTCGTGGATCTCCTCGAGCAGCGAACCCGACCCGCCGTGGAAGACCAGGTCGAACGGCTTCGAGCCCTCCGGCAGCCCCAGCTTGGCGGTGGCGACCTCCTGGCCCTGCTTCAGGATCTCCGGGCGGAGCTTGACGTTGCCCGGCTTGTAGACGCCGTGCACGTTGCCGAAGGTGGCCGCGAGCAGGTACCGGCCCTTCTCACCGCCGCCGAGGGCCTCGACCGTGTCCTCGTAGTCACCGGGCGCGGTGTAGAGCTTCTCGTTGATGTCGTTGGCGACGCCGTCCTCCTCACCGCCGACGACCCCGATCTCGACCTCGAGGATGATCTTCGCCTTGACCGCGCTGTCGAGCAGCTCGGCGGCGATCCGCAGGTTCTCGTGCAGCTCGGTGGCCGAGCCGTCCCACATGTGCGACTGGAACAGCGGGTTCTCGCCCCGGTCGACCCGCTCCTGGCTGATGGCGATCAGCGGGCGGACGTAACTGTCGAGCTTGTCCTTCGGGCAGTGGTCGGTGTGCAGCGCGATGTTGACCGGGTACTTCTTCGCGACCACGTGGGCGAACTCGGCCAGCGCCACGGCACCCGTGACCATGTCCTTGACCTTGCCGCCGGAGGCGAACTCCGCCCCGCCGGTGGAGAACTGCACGATGCCGTCGCTCTCCGCCTCGGCGAAGCCCCGCAGCGCGGCGTTCAGCGTCTCCGAGCTCGTGACGTTGATGGCCGGGTAGGCGAACTCACCGCTCTTGGCCTTGTCCAGCATCTCGTTGTAGATCTCGGGGGTGGCGATCGGCACGGCTGACCCTCCTCGACTCGCTGCTTTCGGCAGCAGTATCCCGCACGGCCCGCTCGTCGTCCCCGTCGGCGGCGCCCACTAGTCTTGGTGAGGTGCTGCGGGATGGCGGGGGAAATGCCGTCGAGGCCACGCTGTCGCGACTGCGACGCCTCGACGCGCGGCCCGAGCACGCCCACGCACCGGGCGCCCCCCTCACGATCTCCGACCTCTACCGCGACCACCGCATGCGGATGGTCCGCCTCGCCATCCTGCTCGTCGACGACCCGAGCACGGCGGAGGACGTCGTGCAGGAGGCGTTCGCCGGGTTGCACCGGCACTGGTCGGGACTGCGCGACGAGGCCGCGGCCGTCGGCTACCTGCGCACCGCGGTCGTCAACGGCTCGCGCTCGGTGCTGCGGCGCAGGCGCACCGCGCGCGACTACGTGCCCCCGCACCAGGTCAACGCCCGCTCGGCCGAGTCGCTCGCGCTGCTCTCCGCCGAGCACCAGGCCGTGGTCGACGCGCTCTCCACGCTGCCGCCCCGGCAGCGGGAGGTCCTGGTGCTGCGCTACTACGGCGGCCTGTCCGAGGCCGAGATCGCCGAGGCCACCGGGATCAGCCGCGGCACGGTCAAGTCCACGGCCAGCCGGGCCCTCGACGCCGTCGCGCGGGTGATGGGTTCGCGCGCTTAGAACCAGGCCTCAGGCCCGCCGCCCATCGACCCAGATCCACCACACGTGCCCTTTTACGGCACCATGGGTTGCGTGACCGCGACCGACGAGTCCGAGCGGCGGCTCGCCGAAGCGCTGCAGGCCAGAGCGAGGGGCACGGGCGGCAGGGGCACCACGCGCCCCGGGCGCCCGGTGTCCCTGCGTTCCGGCACGAGCACCGGCACGGCCCTGCTGCTCGCCCTGCTCGGGGGCACAGCACTCGGCGCGGCGCTCGCACTGCTGTCCCTGCTCGCCCCGGGCGTGCTGCTCCCGCTGGGGTGACCGGTACCGTCGTCGGCGTGACCCTCGCACTCGGCCCGGAGTGGCTGCAGCCCGACACGATCATCTCGTGGCTCGGGCCGTGGGCGCTCGTGGGCCTCGCTCTGATCATCTTCGCGGAGTGCGGCCTGCTGCTCGGCTTCTTCCTGCCCGGTGACTCGCTGCTGTTCACCGCGGGGCTCTTCGTCGCGCAGGGCGCGATCGACGCACCGCTGTGGCTGGTGTGCACGATCCTGGTGGCCGCCGCCGTCATCGGCAACGCCACCGGTTACTGGGTGGGGTACAAGGCGGGGCCGGCGATCTTCGACAAGCCGCAGTCCCGCTTGTTCAAGCCCGAGCACGTCGTGAAGACACAGGGCTTCTTCGACAAGTACGGCAACCGCGCCATCGTGCTCGCGCGGTTCGTGCCGATCGTGCGCACCTTCATCACGGTCATGGCCGGTGTCGGCCGGATGGACGCGCGCCGCTACTTCACCTACTCCGTGATCGGCGGCGTCGTGTGGGCCGCGGGCGTCACCGTCCTCGGCTTCTGGCTGGGCCAGTTCGCGTTCGTGCGCGCGAACATCGAGCTGATGCTGATCCTCATCGTCGCGCTCTCGGTGCTGCCGATCTTCGTCGAACTGCTGCGCGCGCGGCGCAAGCCGGGCAGGCAGGCGGCGTAACGCCCGGCCGAGCGCCGACGACCGTCGGGGAAGCCGCCTAGTCTGGAGTCCCGTGACCGACGTGCTGCCGCAGCTCGCCCTCGCCGGCCCGCTCGACCAGGCGGGCCCGATCACGGTGTGGGCCGTCGTCCTCGTCTTCGTCTTCCTCGAGTGCGCGTTCATCGTCGGGATGTTCCTGCCCGGCGACTCCCTCCTGCTGGCGGCCGGAGTCGTGCTCGCCAACGGCGCCCACGAGACCAGCGCGTGGACGCTCGGGTTCGTGGCGGCGGCCGTGGCCGTGGCGGGCAACCAGGTGGGCTACCTCGTCGGCCGCTACGCGGGCACCCGCATGCTCGCCCGGCGGGAGGGCCGCATCCTCAACCGCACCAACCTCGACCGGGCCGCCGCGTTCTTCGACCGCTGGGGCTTCTGGGCCATCGTGGTGGCCCGCTGGCTGCCGTGGGTGCGCACCCTCGCCCCGATGGTCGCCGGCGCTGCCCGCATGGACAACCGCCGCTACATCCTGGCCAACGCCGTCGGCGCGCTCCTGTGGGTGCCCACGCTGATCATGCTCGGCTACTACGGCGCAGGCCTCCTCGAGAGCGTCCCGTGGCTCAAGGAGGCGGCCACGATCCTCGCCGTCGGGTTCTTCGTCGTCGGCAGCGGCTACGGCCTCTACCGGTACCTGCAGGACGTGCGCAAGCCCGTGGACGAGACCGCACCGCACCCGGAGGACCGCCCCGACCTGCGCGACGCCGCCTGAGGCACGCACTCCCACCGCGACCCGCAGCCGGCCTCAGGCCTCCTGCAGGCGGGCGGCGGCCTCCAGGAGCATCCAGCCGGACAGCTGCACCGACAGGTCGGCCTCCGGCAGCCCGGCCCGCGGCTCGGGGGCCGGGTCGCGCCACTCGGCCGAGAAGACCGGGCCGCCGCCGATCTCGGCCCGCCCCTTCCAGACCGCCTCCGCGTTGGCGAACACCAGCTCGCGCGCGGCGACGGCCAGCTCGGGGACGCGCAGGGCGGCGTCGGCGAGGTAGCGGGCCGTGATGCCGGCGAAGAGGCCACCGTCGCCCCCGCCCGCCCCGGGCAGCACGCCGCCGGGCCCGGCGAGCCGCTGCCGCACGGCGTCGACGACGGCGAGCGCCCGGTCGGTCCAGCGCTGGTGGCCGTCGCGGGCGGCGAGCTCCACGCACGCCCCGAGGTAGACGCCCTGGTTGTAGGTGTAGATGTGCGGCTCGACGGCGCGCACGGTGCCGTCGGCCGCGATCCGCACACCGTCGCGGACCAGCCCGGACGCGGGGTCCAGGAGCGTCTCGGCCATCCAGTCGGTGATGGCAGCGGCGAACGCGCACTGCCCGTCGCGCGCCAGCAGGATGGCCGCCGGGCCGTTGGCAGGGGCCGCCTTGAAGTCGTCGTCGCGGCGCCACCAGATCCCGCCGCCGCCGCTCTCGCTCCACCCGTCGTGCAGCCGGTGCATGATCCTGGGCAGCGCGGACGGGCCGGACCGCCCGACCAGGGTGCCCGCTCGCTGCAGGGCGAGGCCGAGCCACGCGATGTCGTCGTAGTAGCGGTTGAGCCAGGACCACCCGTTGCGCAGCCGCACGCTGCGGGCGAGCGCCGCGATGGCCGTGGCCCGCGACCGGCTCGGGGCCCGCAGCTGCGCGTCGAGCAGGCAGTCGAGCAGGTGGGCCTGCCACCAGTAGTGCCACGGCACGAGCGAGGCAGGCGGGCGGCGGGGCCAGCGGACCCGCCCGATCCGGGTGCCCGGAAGCACGCCACCGACGCGGCGCACGTGCCGGCGGACGACAGCGCGCTCGGCGATGCCCGCCCGCGCCCTCCAGTCGACGCCCCCGGGAGCCATCCGGCCAGTCTGCCCGATGTCCGGGACCGGGGAGCTCCCGTCGCCGACGCCGAGATCCCGCTGTCCGACGGCGTTCAGCCGTTGCTCCGAACCCACCTCGCGAACGCCTCGATCGTCGCCGGGAGCTGCGAGTGCAGGGGAGAGGGCAGCGCGTCGAGCGGGAACCAGCCCAGCTCGTCGAACTTGTGCGGCTCCCCGATCGCCGCGGCCTCCGGGTCCACGCGCACGGCGTTGAGGACGGCCACCCAGTGCGAGCCGGCCCGCAGGACGTTGCGGACGTCGATCGTCTCGACGTCGAGCGCATCGGCCGTGTACTCCTCGCGCACCTCCCGGCGGACGGCGTCGGCGAACGACTCGCCGTGTTCGAGGGCTCCGGCGCCGGTGTCCCAGGTGCCGGGCTCGTCGCGGGCGCCCGCACCCCGCCGGGCCAGCAGCACCCGCCCGTGGCCGTCGTGACACACGAACACGACCGACACAGCCGGGTCCACGCGCGGGTCGACGGCCATCAGAAGTGCTCCGTCAGCGCGCGGAAGTGCTCCAGGTGCAGCACGCCCTCGTCGGTGGGATCGAGCTCGTCGTGCTCCAGCACCCACGTGTGCTGGTTGGGGATGAAGACGGCGTTCAGGCCGGCTGCGCGCGCCGGCAGGATGTCCGATCGCGGCGAGTTGCCGATCATCCACGTGGCGTCCGGCACGAGGCCCTGCTCCGCGACGAGCGAGCGGTAGGCGCCCGCGTGCTTCTCGGCCACGATGTGCACGCTCGCGAAGTGGTGGGCGAGACCGGAGGCGTCGATCTTGCGCTGCTGCTCGGCCGGGTCGCCCTTCGTGAGCATCATGAGGTCGTGGCGGCCGCCGAGCTCGGTGAGCGTCTCCGCGACGCCGGGCACGAGCTCCACCTCGTGCGACACGAGCGCCGCAGCGAGCTCCTCGATCTCCCGCGCCTCCGCCGGGCCGGCCGGACGCTCGCTCAGCCGCTCGAAGCAGTCGTGCAGGCTGCGCAGGAAGCTCGCGGTGCCGTACCCGTGCACGACGACGTTCGCCCGCTCGACCTCGTCCAGCACGGCCCGGGTGGCGGCTCGGTCGAGGGTGGGGTGGGCGAGCCAGTCGAGGTAGGCGTCGATCACCCGCTCGAACAGGACGTTGTTCTCCCAGAGGGTGTCGTCGGCGTCGAAGACGAGCGTCTGTCGGTCGGTCGGCACGACCGGAGACTACAAACCCGCGAGCATGACCCTCATCGTTTTTGTCAGGGATCGAATGTATGTTCGAGACATGGAGCACACCGCATCCACCCACCAGGCCGACCAGTACGGCGCCTGGCAGCGCGACACGATCCGTCGCCACGGCTGGGCACTGCAGCCCATGCCCGGCGACGAGGACGGCCCGTCGTACGTCTACACGATCGGTCTGTCCGGCTTCGGCCACCCCGAGCTCATCCTCTTCGCCACCCCTCCCGCCGTTGCCGCACGAGTGCTCAACGACCTGGGCGAGCTGGTCCGCCTGGGCCGCGGACTCGCACCGGGCGAGCGGGTCCGCCTGCACAACGGCGACGTCCACCTGCTCACGTTCCCCGAGTCGGCCGACTGGCTCTTCGTGGCCAACGACCTGTACCGCGCGCCAGGGGCGCCGCCGGTTCCGGCGCTGCTCGTGGTGCCGGCCGACGAGCTGACACCGGTCTGACCGGCCCCCGCCCGGGAGGCCGGCGCGCCGATCGCGGTCCTCACAGCCGCCGCGGCCGCTGCGCAGACCACGGCGAGCGCGCGGCGGCCGCCGTTCACCAGGCGGCGTCGAGGTCGGCGTGCTGCCGGACCCAGGCGTGCATGGCGATGCCCGCCGCCACCCCCGCGTTGATCGACCGGGTGGAGCCGAACTGCGCGATCGAGACGGTCAGCGCGGCGGCGGCCCGGGCTTCGCCCGTGACGCCCGGGCCCTCCTGACCGAAGAGCAGCACGCATTCCCGTGGCAGTCGCGCGGTCTCGATCCGCTCGGCTCCCGGGGTGTTGTCCACAGCCACCACGGCGAGGTTGTGGGTGTTCGCGAAATCCGCGAGGGCTTCCACGTCCTCGTGATGATGAACCCGCAGGTAGCGGTCGGTCACCATCGCGCCACGCCGGTTCCACCGCCTGCGTCCGACGATGTGGACACCCGCGGCGGCGAACGCATTGGCCGTGCGCACCACCGTGCCGATGTTGTGGTCGTGGCCGAAGTTCTCGATGGCGACGTGGAAGGGGTGTGCACGACGCACCAGGTCCGCGGCCACCGCGTCGCGGCGCCAGTACCGGTACGCGTCCACGACGTTGCGCGCGTCGCCGTGCTCGAGCAGCTCGGGGTCGTACCGGGGGTCCTGGGGCCACGATGCCGGGCCACCCGGCCACGGCCCCACCCCGACCTGCCCCGGCGCGGCCCACTCGCTCGGCCCGGCCAGCTCCTCCACGTCGCTCACGCGACGATCGTGCCCCGGCCCCGCGCGCACCGCGCCTCCGAGGTGCACCTGAGGGGGTGGCGGCCGCCGCTGTGCGGACCCTGCTCGACCCGAGTGCCGTGACCCGAGCGTGATCTCCGCGGGTGCGTCATGCTCCCGGCCTGGGAATGAGCCGAACGGTCGCGGCGGCGTGTCGTCTCAAAGCGATCACGGCTCGCCCGGTCGGCGAACCGCCCGGCGCGTCATCGGGCCCGCTCGCGCGCGGTGACGGCCCCCTGCGGTTCGGCGCCGTCGACGAGCGGCCCGATGCCTCCGCATTGCAAGGAGGAGCGGTCACTCCCTGAAGGCGTTACGTCGCGTTCGGTCCAATCGTTAGGGCATCCGGGGCAATCCGGCGCCGCTCGTCGCGCCCGAAGCCGCTTCCGGCCCACTGCACTCTCAGCTTCGCAACCACAACGCAACCACCCTCTTACGGTCACCGGCCATGGACCAGCGGCTACTGCGTGCAACGTGGTTGGGCGGGCTCGGGGTGATCATAAGCGCCCCCTCGCTCGCCTACCTCGCGCTGTCGTCGTCCGGTGGGTTCTGGCACCGGCTCTCGGTTCTCACCGGTCTGCTCGCGCTCTCGGCACTCGTCTGCGCGGCCGTGCTGCCGTCCCGACTGCGCTCGCTGAACCGCGCGTTCGGCATCGAGTCGGTGATCGACGTGCACCGCTTCTTCGGCGTGACCACCGCGGCGCTGGTGTTCGCCCACCTCGCCTGCGTGGTGGCCGCCAGCCCGTCCAACATCACCCTGCTCGACCTCACCACCGCTCCGGGTCGGGCGAAGGCGGCCACCATCTCGACGCTCGCGCTCGTCGCGCTGGCCGGGCTGACCGTGCTGCGGAACCAGGCCCGGTTGTCGTACGAGCTGTGGAAGTGGTCGCACGTCACGCTCGCAGCCACCGCGCTCGTCGCCGCGGCCCTGCACGTCTGGCTGCTCGACCAGCTCATGCGCGATGCCGTGATCGGCCCGATGCTCACGCTGATCGCACTGGCGCTGGGGATCGTGTTCGGGCACCGCTGGGTGTGGCGCCCGATGTTCGACCCGTCCACCGAGTTCGTCGTCCGCGACATCCGGCGCGAGAACCACACGGTGAGCACGCTGGTCCTCGTCCCGTGCAGCCGTGACGGCCGGCCGGCGACGTCCTGGGCGTTCGCCCCCGGCCAGTTCGCCTGGATCCGCCTGGACCGCTCCGTGATGGCCCAGGAGCACCCGTTCACGATCGCGTCGAGCGCCCACTCGGACGCCACCGAGTTCACGATCCGCCACACCGGTGACTTCACCCGCGCGCTGCGCCGCCTCCCCATCGGCGCCACCGTGTGGGTGGACGGTCCGCACGGCGCCTTCACCAACGACGTCGAGACGTCAGCATGCTTCGTCATGATCGCCGGCGGTGTCGGCATCACCCCGATGATGAGCATGCTGCGCACCGCCGCCCACAGGCGCGATCCGCGGACCTACCGCCTCATCGTCGTCGCGAGCAAGCCGGAGGACCTGTTGTTCCGGGCCGAGCTCGCCGAGCTGAGGGGCGTACTCGACCTCGAGGTCACCGAGGTGCTGCGTCGGCCGGTGGAGGGCTGGTCGGGACCCACCGGCGACGTCAGCGCAGAGCTGCTCTCGATGGTGGTCGGCCGCGCCCACCACCCCACTGAAGTGGACTACTTCATCTGCGGCCCACCCGCCCTCGTCAGCGATGCCGTCAGCGCCCTCGACATCCTCGGCGCTCCTGCGGACCACGTGCACACCGAACAGTTCGACATGGCTTGAGCGAGCGCTCCCCCAGCTCCCCCCTCGCTCCCCAAGAGGAAGGCCCCCATGCTCCGCCGGATCCCCCGAATACTCCGTGCTGCCGTGATCGTCACGGTTCTGCTCGCCGTCTCCGCCTCGGTGTACCAGTCCTGGGCAACC from Pseudonocardia cypriaca encodes:
- the fbaA gene encoding class II fructose-bisphosphate aldolase; this encodes MPIATPEIYNEMLDKAKSGEFAYPAINVTSSETLNAALRGFAEAESDGIVQFSTGGAEFASGGKVKDMVTGAVALAEFAHVVAKKYPVNIALHTDHCPKDKLDSYVRPLIAISQERVDRGENPLFQSHMWDGSATELHENLRIAAELLDSAVKAKIILEVEIGVVGGEEDGVANDINEKLYTAPGDYEDTVEALGGGEKGRYLLAATFGNVHGVYKPGNVKLRPEILKQGQEVATAKLGLPEGSKPFDLVFHGGSGSLLEEIHEAVGYGVVKMNIDTDTQYAFTRPIAAHMFTNYDGVLKVDGEVGNKKVYDPRSYMKAAEAAMAERVRLACENLKSTGTTLR
- a CDS encoding SigE family RNA polymerase sigma factor, with amino-acid sequence MLRDGGGNAVEATLSRLRRLDARPEHAHAPGAPLTISDLYRDHRMRMVRLAILLVDDPSTAEDVVQEAFAGLHRHWSGLRDEAAAVGYLRTAVVNGSRSVLRRRRTARDYVPPHQVNARSAESLALLSAEHQAVVDALSTLPPRQREVLVLRYYGGLSEAEIAEATGISRGTVKSTASRALDAVARVMGSRA
- a CDS encoding DedA family protein codes for the protein MTLALGPEWLQPDTIISWLGPWALVGLALIIFAECGLLLGFFLPGDSLLFTAGLFVAQGAIDAPLWLVCTILVAAAVIGNATGYWVGYKAGPAIFDKPQSRLFKPEHVVKTQGFFDKYGNRAIVLARFVPIVRTFITVMAGVGRMDARRYFTYSVIGGVVWAAGVTVLGFWLGQFAFVRANIELMLILIVALSVLPIFVELLRARRKPGRQAA
- a CDS encoding DedA family protein, whose translation is MTDVLPQLALAGPLDQAGPITVWAVVLVFVFLECAFIVGMFLPGDSLLLAAGVVLANGAHETSAWTLGFVAAAVAVAGNQVGYLVGRYAGTRMLARREGRILNRTNLDRAAAFFDRWGFWAIVVARWLPWVRTLAPMVAGAARMDNRRYILANAVGALLWVPTLIMLGYYGAGLLESVPWLKEAATILAVGFFVVGSGYGLYRYLQDVRKPVDETAPHPEDRPDLRDAA
- a CDS encoding glycoside hydrolase family 76 protein, giving the protein MAPGGVDWRARAGIAERAVVRRHVRRVGGVLPGTRIGRVRWPRRPPASLVPWHYWWQAHLLDCLLDAQLRAPSRSRATAIAALARSVRLRNGWSWLNRYYDDIAWLGLALQRAGTLVGRSGPSALPRIMHRLHDGWSESGGGGIWWRRDDDFKAAPANGPAAILLARDGQCAFAAAITDWMAETLLDPASGLVRDGVRIAADGTVRAVEPHIYTYNQGVYLGACVELAARDGHQRWTDRALAVVDAVRQRLAGPGGVLPGAGGGDGGLFAGITARYLADAALRVPELAVAARELVFANAEAVWKGRAEIGGGPVFSAEWRDPAPEPRAGLPEADLSVQLSGWMLLEAAARLQEA
- a CDS encoding NUDIX domain-containing protein, with translation MAVDPRVDPAVSVVFVCHDGHGRVLLARRGAGARDEPGTWDTGAGALEHGESFADAVRREVREEYTADALDVETIDVRNVLRAGSHWVAVLNAVRVDPEAAAIGEPHKFDELGWFPLDALPSPLHSQLPATIEAFARWVRSNG
- a CDS encoding HAD family hydrolase; translated protein: MPTDRQTLVFDADDTLWENNVLFERVIDAYLDWLAHPTLDRAATRAVLDEVERANVVVHGYGTASFLRSLHDCFERLSERPAGPAEAREIEELAAALVSHEVELVPGVAETLTELGGRHDLMMLTKGDPAEQQRKIDASGLAHHFASVHIVAEKHAGAYRSLVAEQGLVPDATWMIGNSPRSDILPARAAGLNAVFIPNQHTWVLEHDELDPTDEGVLHLEHFRALTEHF
- a CDS encoding DUF4262 domain-containing protein, coding for MEHTASTHQADQYGAWQRDTIRRHGWALQPMPGDEDGPSYVYTIGLSGFGHPELILFATPPAVAARVLNDLGELVRLGRGLAPGERVRLHNGDVHLLTFPESADWLFVANDLYRAPGAPPVPALLVVPADELTPV
- a CDS encoding TrmH family RNA methyltransferase; this encodes MEELAGPSEWAAPGQVGVGPWPGGPASWPQDPRYDPELLEHGDARNVVDAYRYWRRDAVAADLVRRAHPFHVAIENFGHDHNIGTVVRTANAFAAAGVHIVGRRRWNRRGAMVTDRYLRVHHHEDVEALADFANTHNLAVVAVDNTPGAERIETARLPRECVLLFGQEGPGVTGEARAAAALTVSIAQFGSTRSINAGVAAGIAMHAWVRQHADLDAAW
- a CDS encoding ferredoxin reductase family protein, which gives rise to MDQRLLRATWLGGLGVIISAPSLAYLALSSSGGFWHRLSVLTGLLALSALVCAAVLPSRLRSLNRAFGIESVIDVHRFFGVTTAALVFAHLACVVAASPSNITLLDLTTAPGRAKAATISTLALVALAGLTVLRNQARLSYELWKWSHVTLAATALVAAALHVWLLDQLMRDAVIGPMLTLIALALGIVFGHRWVWRPMFDPSTEFVVRDIRRENHTVSTLVLVPCSRDGRPATSWAFAPGQFAWIRLDRSVMAQEHPFTIASSAHSDATEFTIRHTGDFTRALRRLPIGATVWVDGPHGAFTNDVETSACFVMIAGGVGITPMMSMLRTAAHRRDPRTYRLIVVASKPEDLLFRAELAELRGVLDLEVTEVLRRPVEGWSGPTGDVSAELLSMVVGRAHHPTEVDYFICGPPALVSDAVSALDILGAPADHVHTEQFDMA